The following coding sequences are from one Humulus lupulus chromosome X, drHumLupu1.1, whole genome shotgun sequence window:
- the LOC133805874 gene encoding uncharacterized protein LOC133805874, with the protein MIHRILGVPEPIWKSLPSSFADSPFVDAITLVEMPKKFVFPLMKMYDGTTYLNDHIASYKQRMFTAAIPRELREACMCKGFRSSLVGPALQWYTNLPNNSISSFAQFTGIFVEQFASSRKLEKLSDDLYRIKQRRGESLRDYVARFNTEKVSITSCNVDTTITAFWKGLMVDSDLYKDLTNYPCRTMEDVLAKAWAQIKWEEDESNRPTYSPYPNTRESRSTRRIECRYSPYRELHPTTRTSRPGREPRHTLPSTRPREQEKTPIPEYNLNIDPVEIVAVMKGMGNKVKWPKKIKKPADKLDSTKWCEFHNSHGHTTTECIALRFEVAGLLRRGQLRDFLSDRGKITMTRGDTRPTTPPEPPQHTQTCNVISGGSEVSGVTYSVAKRHAREVLGMDGRPKRPPTNYTGQTISFVDDEASDFLNPHHDALVISLFISNCLTKKILIDNGSSANILFLHALSGMGIDESTVIRKSTILVGFSGEKKHSVGEVTLYVYAEGVNLQTKFLVVDSPSAYNAIIGRPWIHAMKAVPSTYHQVIRFPTKWGVKEICGAQKTARDYYQTTLKDKQASA; encoded by the coding sequence ATGATCCATAGGATCCTAGGGGTCCCAGAGCCAATCTGGAAGAGCTTACCTAGTAGCTTTGCAGACTCTCCATTCGTGGATGCCATAACACTCGTAGAAATGCCAAAAAAGTTTGTCTTCCCACTAATGAAAATGTACGATGGAACGACATATCTGAATGATCACATAGCAAGCTACAAGCAACGAATGTTCACAGCCGCCATCCCTCGCGAACTACGCGAGGCTTGTATGTGTAAGGGGTTCAGATCCAGTTTGGTAGGCCCAGCCCTCCAATGGTATACGAACCTACCTAATAACTCTATCTCTTCATTTGCTCAATTTACTGGCATATTTGTAGAGCAATTTGCTAGTAGCAGGAAGCTGGAGAAGTTATCTGATGATCTTTATAGGATCAAACAAAGGAGGGGCGAGTCACTTAGAGACTACGTTGCTAGGTTCAATACGGAGAAAGTATCCATCACGTCATGCAACGTTGATACAACGATTACGGCCTTTTGGAAAGGACTAATGGTAGATTCAGACCTTTATAAAGATCTAACCAATTATCCTTGCAGAACCATGGAAGACGTGCTAGCCAAAGCTTGGGCtcaaatcaaatgggaagaagatGAATCAAACAGACCTACATATTCGCCCTACCCAAATACAAGAGAAAGCAGAAGCACAAGGAGAATAGAATGCAGATATAGCCCATACCGCGAATTGCACCCAACTACCAGAACCAGTAGACCAGGAAGAGAGCCCAGGCACACACTACCATCCACAAGACCAAGAGAACAAGAGAAAACACCCATCCCAGAGTATAATCTAAATATAGACCCAGTGGAGATTGTAGCGGTAATGAAAGGGATGGGAAACAAAGTCAAGTGGCCTAAAAAGATAAAAAAGCCAGCTGATAAACTAGATAGCACCAAGTGGTGCGAATTTCACAATAGTCATGGCCATACGACAACAGAATGCATCGCTCTACGTTTTGAGGTCGCAGGACTTCTCCGCCGAGGTCAACTCAGAGACTTTTTGTCAGACAGAGGAAAAATCACCATGACCAGGGGAGATACCAGACCAACCACGCCACCAGAGCCACCCCAACACACACAGACATGCAACGTAATATCTGGAGGATCAGAAGTGAGTGGAGTGACATACTCAGTTGCCAAGAGACATGCAAGGGAAGTCTTGGGGATGGACGGAAGACCAAAGAGGCCACCAACAAACTATACCGGACAAACCATAAGCTTTGTCGATGATGAAGCCTCAGATTTTCTTAATCCTCATCATGATGCTTTAGTCATTTCACTATTTATTTCAAACTGTTTAACTAAAAAAATATTGATCGACAATGGAAGTTCAGCTAACATCTTATTTTTACATGCTCTTAGTGGGATGGGGATTGACGAATCTACCGTCATCCGTAAGTCAACTATACTTGTGGGATTCAGCGGTGAGAAAAAGCATTCTGTTGGTGAGGTGACATTGTATGTGTATGCCGAAGGAGTCAATCTTCAAACCAAATTTTTAGTAGTCGACTCACCCTCAGCCTACAATGCCATCATTGGCCGTCCTTGGATTCACGCAATGAAAGCAGTCCCATCTACATACCATCAGGTCATCCGTTTTCCAACTAAGTGGGGAGTGAAGGAGATCTGTGGAGCACAAAAGACGGCTCGAGATTATTATCAGACTACATTGAAAGACAAACAAGCCTCAGCATAG